From the Musa acuminata AAA Group cultivar baxijiao chromosome BXJ1-2, Cavendish_Baxijiao_AAA, whole genome shotgun sequence genome, one window contains:
- the LOC135612113 gene encoding U-box domain-containing protein 15-like, whose product MHSSLIDASIVSLLTTRLLNHHHHHSSATKAKEDIVTDLLNLFISTHEVLMCTPSILDSLNVALDLLSPVVAQHGVVTLYSLLSIEAYRSIIGSKKPLVIALMDLLGTPPSTPTRSIKDVLKALFSLTLYLLNSIALIELGIMSPLFLVVKDRWRVVVEDAMVVIAWVTGCDDSIKSFRRVDNISVLVDLVVGGSRRARENVAVTLLNLVKSDGNKTVGDVKEVNGAKAAMRALVSGNSRVSMRGKSKAEVLSRVLESGWGSQL is encoded by the coding sequence CCATCACCATCATTCGTCCGCAACCAAGGCTAAGGAGGACATTGTTACTGATCTCCTTAACCTCTTCATCTCTACCCATGAGGTGCTCATGTGCACCCCGAGCATCCTCGACTCCCTCAATGTCGCCCTCGACCTCCTCTCCCCCGTCGTCGCCCAACACGGCGTCGTAACCCTTTACAGCCTCCTTTCCATCGAAGCATACCGCTCCATCATTGGGTCAAAGAAGCCACTCGTCATCGCCCTTATGGACCTCCTTGGCACCCCTCCTAGCACACCAACTAGGTCCATCAAGGATGTGCTTAAGGCCCTCTTCAGCTTGACCCTCTACCTTCTCAACAGCATTGCCCTTATTGAGCTGGGCATCATGTCGCCCCTCTTCCTGGTGGTGAAGGATAGGTGGAGGGTGGTAGTGGAGGATGCGATGGTGGTAATCGCCTGGGTGACAGGATGCGATGATAGCATAAAGTCATTCCGAAGGGTGGACAACATTAGTGTCCTAGTAGATCTAGTGGTTGGGGGGAGTAGAAGGGCGAGGGAAAACGTTGCAGTTACACTACTGAACCTAGTAAAGAGCGATGGAAACAAGACGGTGGGGGATGTCAAGGAGGTGAACGGGGCAAAGGCAGCCATGAGAGCTTTGGTCAGTGGCAACAGCAGGGTGAGCATGAGGGGGAAGAGTAAGGCAGAGGTGTTATCGAGGGTTCTAGAGAGTGGGTGGGGGAGTCAACTCTAG